The Streptomyces asoensis DNA window ACCAGTTCGGCGCCGAGCGCGACGGCCAGCGCGGACACGGCCCCGCCGTCCAGGGCGTCGACCTGGTGCAGCTCGGCGACCTCGGCGATGCCGGCGTTGCCGGGGGCGCAGTGCAGCGCGGTGACGGCGGGATCGAGGGACAGTGAGCGGCACAGGGCGTGTTCGCGGGCGCCGCTGCCGATGACGAGGACGTTCACGGGGGTCAGCCTAACGGGCCGGAGCCGCGGGGCCTTGTGCGGGCCGCCAAGGCCGAGGGCCACCGGCGTCGTGCGTTCCTACAACCACCCGACGGCCCCGTCGGCCCCGGCGGCCACCGCGCGGGTCCGACGCGTTCGTCGCACCCGTTCGTCGCACCCCTGCGTCTCACTCGTTGGTGAACTCCTCGACCACGGTCGCCCCGAGCTCGCGCACGATGAGTTCGTAGCCGGAGAGGGCCGATTCGTTGAGGTCGGGGTCGTCGTCCTCCGGGATGTCGTCCTCGGGGGCCACGGGCTCCGGAGCGGCCGGACGCGGCGGCGCCGGCTCGGGGGCCCGGTGGGCGGGCGCGGGTGCCGAGGGCGAGGCCTGCTGGGCGGGGGCACCGGGCGCGGCCTGCGTCCGGGGCGCTCCCGCGCCGGGAGGACCCGCCGGGCCGCCGCCGAAGCCACCGGGCGCACCGCCCCCGCCGGCTCCGCCGCCACCGCCGCCGAAACCGGCGGAGGGCGGGGGCGCCGAGCCGCCGGACGGGTCGACGACCGCGTCGATCTTCCACTGGACGCTGAACTGCTCGGCCAGGGCCTGCCGCAGCACGTCCTCGCTGCCGCTGCTCGCGAAGTTGTCGCGGGCCCCGGCGTTGACGAAGCCGAGCTGGAGCGTCGTGCCGTCGAAGCCCGCCACGTGCGCGTTCTGGCTGAGCAGGATCCAGGTGAAGCGGCGGCGGTTCTTCACGGCCTCCAGGATGTTCGGCCAGAGCATCCGGGGGTCGAGCCCGCCGCTGGGAGGCGCGTACGCCCCGGCGGCGGGGGCGGGCGCGGGGGCGGCCGCCGGGGCCGGAGCGGGGGCCGCGGGACCGGCCGCGGAGGCGGCGGGGGGCGCGGGCGGCCGTCCGCCGCCGCCCGCGGGCGTGGCCGTGGGCCAGCCGCCGGGTCGGCGTCCGCTGCCCGCGGCGGTGGCGGTGGGCCAGGCGCCGGGGGCCGCCGGGGCGGGATCCTGGGGGGCCGCGGCGGGAGCGTGCTCCACCTGCGGGGCGGCGGCCTGCGCCGCGGCGGGCGCGGGAGCGGGAGCGGGCGCAGGTGTGGACACGGGGGCGGCCGGTGGTTGGACGGGGACCGGCGCGGGCGCCTGAGCGGAACCCTGGCCCGCGGGGCCGGGCCCCTGCCCGGCTCCCGGTCCGGCCGCTCCCGGACCGCGGACCGCGGCGCGGGCGGCGGCGGCCCCGCCACCGGGCGGGACGGGCGGTCCCGCGGGCACGTCGGCGCCGCCGTGCGCCTCGGGCCCGGGCACGTAGCCCGCCGCCGGCATCGCGGGCGCGCCCTGCGCCGCGTGATGGACGCCGCCGCCCGCCTGGACGTTCACACCGCGCTCGATGCGGTCGAGGCGGGCCATCACGGAGCGTTCGTCGCCATAGGCGGCGGGCAGCATCACGCGCGCGCAGATCAGCTCGAGCTGGAGACGGGGCGAGGTGGCGCCGCGCATCTCGGTGAGGCCCTCGTTGACGAGGTCGGCGGCGCGGCTCAGCTCCGCGGCGCCGAAGACCCCGGCCTGGGCCTGCATGCGCTCGATCACGTCGGCCGGGGCGTCGATGAGTCCCTTCTCGGCCGCGTCGGGGACGGCGGCGAGGATGACGAGGTCGCGCAGCCGCTCCAGCAGGTCGGCGACGAAGCGGCGCGGGTCGTTGCCCCCCTCGATGATCCGGTCGACGACCTCGAAGGCGGCGGCGCCGTCACCGGTGGCGAAGGCCTCGACGACGGAGTCGAGCAGCGAGCTGTC harbors:
- a CDS encoding DNA polymerase III subunit gamma and tau — translated: MSSLALYRRYRPESFAEVIGQEHVTAPLSQALRNNRVNHAYLFSGPRGCGKTTSARILARCLNCEQGPTPTPCGECESCKDLARNGPGSIDVIEIDAASHGGVDDARDLREKAFFGPARSRYKIYIIDEAHMVTSAGFNALLKVVEEPPEHLKFIFATTEPEKVIGTIRSRTHHYPFRLVPPGTLREYLGEVCGREAIPVEEGVLPLVVRSGAGSVRDSMSVMDQLLAGATEAGVTYAMATSLLGYTDSSLLDSVVEAFATGDGAAAFEVVDRIIEGGNDPRRFVADLLERLRDLVILAAVPDAAEKGLIDAPADVIERMQAQAGVFGAAELSRAADLVNEGLTEMRGATSPRLQLELICARVMLPAAYGDERSVMARLDRIERGVNVQAGGGVHHAAQGAPAMPAAGYVPGPEAHGGADVPAGPPVPPGGGAAAARAAVRGPGAAGPGAGQGPGPAGQGSAQAPAPVPVQPPAAPVSTPAPAPAPAPAAAQAAAPQVEHAPAAAPQDPAPAAPGAWPTATAAGSGRRPGGWPTATPAGGGGRPPAPPAASAAGPAAPAPAPAAAPAPAPAAGAYAPPSGGLDPRMLWPNILEAVKNRRRFTWILLSQNAHVAGFDGTTLQLGFVNAGARDNFASSGSEDVLRQALAEQFSVQWKIDAVVDPSGGSAPPPSAGFGGGGGGAGGGGAPGGFGGGPAGPPGAGAPRTQAAPGAPAQQASPSAPAPAHRAPEPAPPRPAAPEPVAPEDDIPEDDDPDLNESALSGYELIVRELGATVVEEFTNE